A genomic segment from Geitlerinema sp. PCC 7407 encodes:
- a CDS encoding MBL fold metallo-hydrolase has product MPNLESSASIPTITSDRESSPTSPAAACVVNFWGVRGGIPTPGKNTVQYGGNTVCVEVLVNGQRLVFDGGTGLRVLGQSLLSEMPLEAHLFFTHSHWDRIQGFPFFTPAFIEGNHFHIYGTAAVNGASMKQRLSDQMLRPHFPLQLQIMQATLEFHDLLPGDMICLGEVTVETASLNYPTRALGFRVSWQDHAIVYATDTECEIGQPNSALARLAKGADLLIYDIADTAEECYGPHRTNDCWQDGWRTGVEVAQAAGAKQLVLMHHSPAYDDAYLDQVSAQLQAAFPKGLVAREGMRLHVS; this is encoded by the coding sequence ATGCCGAACCTAGAGTCGTCAGCCTCAATTCCCACCATTACCAGCGATCGCGAATCCTCCCCAACTAGCCCTGCTGCTGCCTGCGTCGTCAACTTTTGGGGGGTGCGCGGTGGCATTCCGACCCCCGGCAAAAACACCGTCCAGTACGGTGGCAACACCGTTTGTGTCGAGGTGTTGGTGAACGGGCAGCGTCTGGTTTTTGATGGCGGTACGGGTCTTCGGGTCCTCGGTCAATCATTGCTGTCCGAGATGCCCCTCGAAGCCCATCTCTTCTTCACTCACTCCCACTGGGACCGGATTCAGGGATTTCCCTTTTTCACTCCAGCCTTCATTGAAGGAAACCACTTTCACATCTACGGCACCGCTGCTGTCAACGGCGCGTCGATGAAGCAGCGCCTGTCTGACCAGATGCTGCGGCCTCATTTTCCGCTCCAGCTCCAGATCATGCAGGCCACGCTAGAGTTTCACGATTTGCTGCCGGGCGACATGATCTGCCTGGGAGAGGTGACGGTGGAAACAGCGTCCCTCAACTACCCCACGCGGGCTCTGGGCTTTCGGGTCAGCTGGCAAGACCATGCCATTGTCTATGCGACCGATACGGAGTGCGAGATTGGTCAACCAAACAGCGCCCTAGCCCGATTGGCTAAGGGCGCTGATTTGCTCATTTATGACATTGCTGACACTGCCGAGGAATGCTATGGCCCCCACCGCACCAACGACTGCTGGCAAGATGGCTGGCGGACCGGTGTCGAAGTGGCCCAGGCCGCTGGGGCCAAGCAGCTTGTGCTGATGCACCACAGCCCCGCCTACGATGATGCCTATCTCGACCAAGTGTCTGCGCAGCTACAGGCGGCATTCCCCAAGGGGCTTGTGGCCCGAGAGGGAATGAGATTGCACGTTTCTTAA
- a CDS encoding LysR family transcriptional regulator has translation MRLEQLQAFLAVAETGSFQKAARQCKVTQSTVSRQIQGLEADLGVSLFHRGAQVKLTIGGERFLPRARRICQEWKQAVEELADLMAGKQPELCIAAIHSVCGQYLPPVLQRFCQDYPDVQLRVTSLGSDRALKVLRDGLVDLAIVMDNRLLTANAELVVDPLYDESIEILMAADHPLTQFDPVPWSELVKYPQVVFKDGYGMQRLVQEQFQRQGATLNAVLELNTLDAFRGIIRQGELIALLPRAAILNALSDPLLAVRSPAAPGLTRQVVLVTTRDRLNIPPIQRFRQLVHELIATPSPKASGGAGGASDTVYYAMA, from the coding sequence ATGCGTCTAGAACAGTTGCAGGCATTTTTGGCGGTGGCGGAGACCGGCAGTTTTCAGAAGGCGGCGCGCCAGTGCAAAGTCACTCAGTCCACAGTTAGTCGACAGATCCAGGGCCTGGAAGCGGACTTGGGGGTGTCTTTGTTTCATCGAGGGGCCCAGGTCAAGCTGACGATTGGCGGAGAACGCTTTTTGCCCCGCGCTCGGCGCATTTGCCAAGAGTGGAAGCAGGCGGTGGAAGAACTGGCGGATCTGATGGCTGGAAAGCAGCCTGAGCTGTGCATTGCGGCGATCCATTCGGTGTGCGGTCAGTATCTGCCGCCGGTGCTGCAGCGGTTTTGCCAGGACTATCCGGATGTGCAGCTTCGCGTGACGTCTTTGGGGAGCGATCGCGCCCTGAAGGTGCTGCGCGATGGCTTGGTGGATCTGGCGATCGTGATGGACAATCGTCTGCTGACGGCCAATGCGGAGCTGGTGGTTGACCCCCTCTATGACGAATCCATTGAGATTCTGATGGCGGCGGATCATCCGTTGACCCAGTTTGATCCAGTGCCGTGGTCGGAGCTGGTCAAGTATCCCCAGGTGGTCTTCAAGGATGGCTACGGGATGCAGCGGCTGGTGCAGGAGCAGTTTCAGCGTCAGGGGGCCACGCTCAATGCGGTGCTAGAACTCAACACGCTGGACGCGTTTCGGGGCATTATTCGCCAAGGGGAGCTGATTGCGCTGCTGCCTCGGGCGGCGATCCTAAACGCCCTGAGCGATCCGCTGCTGGCGGTGCGATCGCCCGCTGCGCCGGGACTGACGCGCCAGGTGGTGCTGGTGACGACGCGCGATCGCCTGAATATTCCCCCCATTCAGCGGTTTCGTCAGCTCGTCCACGAGCTGATCGCCACTCCCAGCCCCAAGGCGTCTGGTGGGGCTGGGGGCGCCTCTGACACGGTCTACTACGCCATGGCCTAG
- the lptC gene encoding LPS export ABC transporter periplasmic protein LptC — MPIFSPASRIPRLAPLILSSAIVVLLGLSSCSSRNRAAEQLAEDSATAQRFSSNLTFENITLEQADEQGRTLWKIKAKSATYDKDKKVAQIQNPTGELFQDGKAVFNVKASKGEVREDGDQIFLRGDIVATDLRNGVVLQGKEMEWKPKEDLLVVRNGITGTHTDANVVAQEAQATTRKQEIKLVGGVVATTKDPQAQLKADQALWQVKESLIVAEVPAEAGDRTVRIDRYINNQLSDTAVARRIEVNVKTKVALLKEKVQMNFSEPPLQVTGSLITWNFDTQIASSTQPFTAYHQTQQVTLSANQGDLNIPQDMLYLRTNVLAVAQRNQSRLQSNTLDWNLSSGQVQANGNVVYRQIDPAFELTGPTAAGNLNDQTVVVQGGQVVTEIDPTELN; from the coding sequence ATGCCCATCTTCTCCCCTGCGTCCCGGATTCCTCGCCTCGCTCCCCTTATTTTGAGCAGCGCCATTGTCGTTCTTCTGGGGCTGAGCAGCTGCAGCAGCCGCAATCGAGCCGCCGAACAGCTGGCTGAAGACAGCGCGACGGCCCAGCGCTTTAGCAGCAACCTGACCTTCGAGAACATCACCCTCGAGCAGGCAGACGAGCAAGGTCGCACCCTCTGGAAAATCAAAGCCAAGAGCGCAACTTACGACAAAGACAAGAAAGTCGCTCAGATTCAAAACCCCACTGGGGAGCTATTCCAGGATGGCAAGGCCGTTTTCAACGTCAAAGCCTCAAAGGGTGAGGTGCGGGAAGACGGCGATCAGATCTTTTTGCGGGGCGACATCGTGGCGACGGATCTGCGCAACGGGGTCGTGCTCCAGGGCAAAGAGATGGAGTGGAAGCCCAAAGAAGATCTGCTCGTGGTGCGCAACGGCATCACGGGCACCCATACCGACGCCAATGTGGTCGCCCAAGAGGCGCAAGCGACCACCCGTAAGCAAGAAATCAAGCTGGTGGGCGGCGTAGTCGCAACCACCAAAGATCCGCAAGCGCAGCTCAAGGCAGATCAGGCACTCTGGCAAGTCAAGGAAAGCCTAATTGTGGCAGAGGTGCCAGCAGAAGCGGGCGATCGCACGGTGAGAATCGATCGCTATATCAACAATCAGCTCTCGGACACCGCCGTCGCTCGCCGCATCGAAGTCAACGTCAAAACCAAAGTGGCGCTGCTCAAAGAAAAAGTGCAAATGAACTTTAGCGAGCCGCCCCTCCAGGTCACGGGCAGCCTGATCACCTGGAACTTCGACACCCAGATTGCTTCCTCCACCCAGCCTTTCACCGCCTACCACCAGACCCAGCAGGTTACCCTCTCGGCCAATCAAGGCGACCTCAACATTCCCCAAGACATGCTCTATCTGCGGACCAACGTCCTGGCCGTAGCCCAGCGAAACCAGTCTCGTCTCCAGTCCAACACCCTCGACTGGAACCTCTCCAGCGGCCAGGTTCAGGCCAATGGCAACGTGGTGTATCGGCAGATCGATCCCGCCTTTGAGCTGACAGGCCCCACCGCCGCAGGCAATCTGAACGACCAGACCGTCGTGGTGCAGGGCGGCCAGGTCGTCACCGAAATTGACCCCACGGAGCTCAACTAA
- a CDS encoding DUF456 domain-containing protein, producing the protein MPTLTLYWLLVLLMVVGIIGAVVPGLPGSSLIVVGVLIWGFVNGFASISTALIVTVLVLLLSVGVDLLAAYLGAKQAGASRWGQIGAIIGFFLGFFGLLPAFLLGGPLLGMLVGPLLGAIIGEYFYCRDFQRSVKAGIGIVVGTLLGNLIQGALALGAVIVFLVTTWPY; encoded by the coding sequence ATGCCTACCCTCACCCTTTACTGGCTTCTCGTGCTGCTCATGGTCGTCGGCATCATCGGTGCCGTCGTGCCCGGGCTACCAGGCTCCAGCTTGATCGTGGTTGGCGTCCTGATCTGGGGCTTTGTGAATGGCTTCGCGAGCATCAGCACCGCCCTCATCGTCACGGTGTTAGTCTTGCTGCTCAGCGTCGGGGTAGATCTTTTGGCTGCTTACCTGGGGGCGAAACAGGCCGGCGCCAGCCGCTGGGGCCAAATCGGCGCCATTATCGGCTTTTTCCTGGGATTTTTTGGTCTTTTGCCCGCCTTTTTGCTGGGAGGCCCCCTGCTGGGCATGCTGGTCGGCCCGCTGCTGGGCGCCATCATCGGCGAATATTTTTACTGCCGAGACTTTCAGCGATCGGTCAAGGCAGGCATCGGCATCGTCGTCGGCACGTTGCTGGGCAACCTGATCCAGGGCGCGCTGGCCTTGGGCGCCGTGATCGTTTTCCTGGTGACGACCTGGCCATACTAG
- a CDS encoding anthranilate phosphoribosyltransferase family protein produces MSDTFRELLKKVGSGPHTNEPLSRSEAAQAMAMMLRQEATPAQIGAFLIAHRIRRPTGEELAGMLDAYDQWGPKLQPESFDHPVTVLGIPYDGRSRTAPISPLTTLMLAAAGCPVVLHGGDRLPTKYGVPLTEVWQGLGVDWTQLSLAQVQRVFRQSRIGFVYLPHHFPLAQGLVPYREQLGKRPPIATLELIWAPYAGDMQIVAGYVHPPTERMFEDALTRRGVKRYLTVKGLEGSCDLPRDRTAILGVYQTQAEPYFERQLLVPRDYDLAGREAPLEDLPKLTEDLQSVLQGQPGELMDAAIWNGGCYLWHCGACPDLNAGLALAEKLLVQGAAARQLAELQRAIAHSPAEQPVQNP; encoded by the coding sequence ATGAGCGATACTTTTCGTGAACTGCTGAAGAAAGTGGGCAGCGGTCCCCACACCAATGAGCCTCTGAGCCGGAGCGAAGCGGCCCAGGCAATGGCGATGATGCTGCGCCAAGAGGCAACGCCTGCCCAAATTGGGGCGTTTTTGATTGCTCACCGCATTCGCCGTCCCACGGGGGAGGAGCTGGCGGGAATGCTGGATGCCTACGACCAGTGGGGCCCCAAGCTGCAGCCGGAGTCTTTCGACCATCCGGTGACGGTCCTGGGCATTCCCTATGACGGGCGATCGCGCACGGCGCCCATCAGCCCCCTAACCACGCTAATGTTGGCCGCGGCGGGGTGCCCGGTGGTGCTTCACGGCGGCGATCGCCTCCCCACCAAGTACGGCGTCCCTCTCACCGAGGTCTGGCAAGGCTTGGGCGTGGACTGGACCCAGCTATCCCTGGCTCAGGTGCAGCGGGTCTTTCGCCAAAGCCGCATTGGATTTGTCTATTTGCCTCACCACTTTCCGCTAGCTCAGGGGCTGGTGCCCTACCGCGAGCAGCTCGGCAAGCGCCCCCCCATTGCCACCCTAGAGCTAATCTGGGCTCCTTACGCTGGCGATATGCAGATTGTGGCGGGCTACGTCCATCCGCCTACGGAGCGCATGTTTGAGGATGCTCTGACCCGGCGCGGCGTGAAGCGCTATCTGACCGTCAAGGGCTTAGAAGGAAGCTGCGACCTGCCCCGCGATCGCACCGCCATTCTGGGGGTCTACCAGACCCAGGCCGAACCCTACTTTGAACGGCAGCTCTTAGTGCCTCGGGACTACGACCTGGCTGGGCGAGAAGCGCCCCTCGAAGATCTCCCCAAGCTGACCGAAGACCTGCAAAGCGTCTTGCAAGGTCAGCCTGGCGAACTCATGGATGCGGCTATCTGGAACGGGGGCTGCTACCTGTGGCACTGCGGCGCCTGCCCGGACTTGAATGCGGGACTGGCCCTTGCCGAAAAGCTGCTCGTCCAGGGCGCAGCAGCCCGCCAGCTGGCAGAACTACAGCGGGCGATCGCCCACTCCCCAGCCGAGCAGCCAGTGCAAAACCCTTAA
- a CDS encoding D-alanyl-D-alanine carboxypeptidase → MLELFSSGILALWLDATGVSSSLPSVNQYALDGTPWIVLLSKPDPKAQTTTQQYLQGLATRGLELQQQGVWIQAGPNLLSNHQGTTPLPAASLTKVATSLASLKTWGPDHRFETLVSATGPVENGTLRGDLVIQGGADPFFVWEEAIALGNSLNQMGVRQVTGDLIILGNFYMNYEENPLKAGELLREGLDARRWQSEAAFQHGTLPPGTPKPQVAIAGQVRAAQGGLDQAQPLLRHQSLTLAQILKQLNIYSNNPMAEMLAQNLGGAAQVAQKAAEGAGVPREEIVLKNGSGLGEENKISPRAVCAMFAAIQRELQPQGMNVADLFPISGRDVGTLIDRKIPTAAAVKTGTLWNVSTLAGAIPTRDRGLVWFAIFNRGEDLDQFRKQQDQLLQALVQQWGSANTLPLPLQPTSPKDDPNARLGDSRRNQPLSSNVAKAQTSS, encoded by the coding sequence GTGCTAGAACTCTTCAGCTCTGGAATCCTGGCGCTCTGGTTAGACGCCACGGGGGTTTCCTCCTCCTTGCCCTCCGTGAACCAGTACGCCCTCGACGGCACCCCCTGGATTGTGCTGCTAAGCAAGCCGGACCCCAAAGCCCAAACCACCACCCAGCAATATCTCCAGGGCTTGGCGACCCGTGGCCTAGAGCTGCAGCAGCAGGGGGTTTGGATTCAGGCGGGGCCTAACTTGCTCTCCAATCACCAGGGCACTACGCCCCTGCCGGCGGCTTCGCTGACCAAGGTGGCCACCTCCCTGGCCTCTCTCAAGACCTGGGGACCAGACCACCGCTTTGAGACCCTGGTGAGCGCCACAGGGCCGGTGGAAAACGGCACGCTGCGGGGAGACTTGGTGATTCAGGGGGGCGCGGATCCTTTCTTTGTCTGGGAGGAGGCGATCGCCCTGGGCAACAGCCTCAACCAGATGGGCGTGCGCCAGGTGACCGGCGACCTGATCATCTTGGGCAACTTCTACATGAACTATGAAGAGAACCCGCTCAAGGCGGGTGAGCTGTTGCGCGAGGGCCTAGATGCTCGGCGCTGGCAAAGCGAGGCGGCCTTCCAGCACGGCACCCTGCCGCCGGGCACCCCCAAGCCCCAGGTGGCGATCGCCGGTCAGGTTCGCGCGGCCCAAGGCGGCCTCGACCAGGCCCAGCCCCTCCTGCGCCACCAGTCCCTGACCCTGGCCCAGATCCTCAAGCAGCTCAACATCTACAGCAACAACCCCATGGCCGAAATGCTCGCCCAAAACCTGGGAGGCGCAGCCCAAGTGGCCCAAAAAGCAGCGGAAGGGGCGGGGGTGCCTCGGGAAGAAATTGTGCTGAAAAACGGCTCGGGCCTCGGCGAAGAAAACAAAATTTCTCCCCGGGCCGTGTGCGCGATGTTTGCGGCGATCCAGCGGGAGCTCCAGCCCCAGGGAATGAACGTAGCGGACCTGTTTCCGATCTCGGGGCGAGACGTGGGCACCCTGATCGATCGCAAAATCCCCACCGCCGCCGCCGTGAAGACCGGCACGCTGTGGAATGTCAGCACCCTCGCCGGGGCGATTCCGACGCGCGATCGCGGCCTGGTGTGGTTCGCCATCTTCAATCGGGGCGAAGACCTCGACCAGTTCCGCAAACAGCAAGACCAGCTCTTGCAGGCTCTCGTCCAGCAGTGGGGATCCGCAAACACCCTGCCGCTGCCGCTGCAGCCGACCTCGCCCAAGGACGACCCCAACGCCCGCCTCGGTGACAGCCGCCGCAACCAGCCCCTGAGCAGCAACGTGGCGAAGGCCCAGACGTCGAGCTAG
- the trxB gene encoding thioredoxin-disulfide reductase produces the protein MSHPAVENLVIIGSGPAGYTAAIYAGRANLKPVVFEGYQAGGLPGGQLMTTTEVENFPGFPDGITGPQLMDRMKAQAVRWGAELYTEDVTYVDLSQRPFVIRSDDREIKAHSVVIATGATAKRLGLPSEHQFWSRGISACAICDGATPLFRGADLVVIGGGDTAAEEAIYLTKYGSHVHLLVRREGMRASKAMQDRVLENPKITVHWNTVAVDVYGNGLMEGVRVKNIQTNVESDIPAKGLFYAIGHTPNTQLFQGQIELDEVGYIVTHGSVETNVEGVFAAGDVQDHEFRQAITAAGTGCMSAMLAERWLSSKGLVQEFHQQASEEASSAEAAPASSAASPETFDVSVTRHEGGFALRKLYHESDRLIVVKYASPTCGPCHTLKPILSKVIDEFDPKVHYIEIDIEQDPEIAEAAGIVGTPTVQFFKDKAKVAEIKGMKQKSQYRDTIEGLI, from the coding sequence ATGTCGCACCCAGCCGTAGAAAATCTTGTCATCATCGGATCGGGTCCTGCGGGCTACACAGCAGCCATCTATGCAGGCCGCGCCAACCTGAAGCCAGTGGTTTTCGAAGGCTATCAGGCAGGCGGACTGCCCGGCGGACAGCTCATGACCACCACCGAAGTCGAAAACTTCCCCGGCTTCCCCGACGGCATCACCGGCCCCCAGCTCATGGACCGCATGAAAGCCCAGGCCGTCCGCTGGGGCGCTGAGCTCTACACCGAAGACGTCACCTACGTCGACCTCAGTCAGCGGCCCTTCGTGATCCGCTCCGACGATCGCGAAATCAAGGCCCACAGCGTCGTCATCGCCACCGGCGCCACCGCCAAGCGCCTTGGCCTGCCTAGCGAGCATCAGTTCTGGAGTCGCGGCATCTCGGCCTGCGCCATTTGTGACGGCGCGACTCCCCTGTTTCGGGGCGCAGACCTGGTGGTGATCGGCGGCGGCGACACCGCGGCCGAGGAAGCGATCTACCTGACCAAGTACGGCTCCCACGTCCACCTGCTCGTGCGCCGGGAGGGAATGCGCGCCAGCAAGGCCATGCAGGACCGCGTCCTTGAGAATCCGAAGATAACCGTCCACTGGAACACCGTCGCGGTGGACGTCTACGGCAACGGCCTCATGGAAGGGGTGCGCGTGAAAAATATCCAGACCAATGTCGAGTCAGACATTCCCGCCAAGGGGCTGTTCTACGCGATCGGCCACACGCCCAACACCCAGCTTTTCCAGGGGCAAATCGAGCTCGACGAGGTCGGCTACATCGTCACCCACGGCTCTGTCGAAACCAACGTCGAGGGCGTTTTCGCAGCAGGCGATGTCCAAGATCACGAATTCCGGCAGGCCATCACGGCAGCGGGGACCGGCTGTATGTCAGCCATGCTGGCAGAGCGCTGGCTGTCGTCTAAGGGCTTGGTCCAAGAGTTCCACCAACAGGCCAGCGAGGAGGCCAGCAGCGCCGAGGCAGCGCCCGCCAGCAGCGCGGCTTCTCCCGAGACCTTTGACGTGAGCGTGACTCGTCACGAGGGCGGCTTTGCTCTACGGAAGCTCTACCACGAGAGCGATCGCCTGATTGTGGTGAAATACGCTTCGCCCACCTGCGGCCCCTGCCACACCCTCAAGCCGATTTTGAGCAAGGTGATCGACGAGTTTGACCCCAAGGTCCACTACATCGAAATCGACATCGAGCAAGATCCCGAGATCGCCGAAGCTGCGGGCATCGTGGGGACACCCACGGTTCAGTTCTTCAAGGACAAAGCCAAAGTAGCTGAGATCAAGGGCATGAAGC
- a CDS encoding bifunctional serine/threonine-protein kinase/ABC transporter substrate-binding protein, translated as MLGKQLGGRYRIVGMLGAGGFGQTYVAEDTLRPGDPTCVVKQLKPARQDEAFLQVARRLFKTEAETLERLGNHPQIPRLLAYFEENQEFYLVQEFIAGKSLTEEISDGQQMSEEQVVQLFQELLDLLVYVHSEGVIHRDIKPSNLIRRTSDGKLVLIDFGAVKEIHGQIASLPENGELTVGIGTQGYMTHEQIAGRPQFSSDIYAVGMIGVKALTGRSPIKLPIDVQTGEILWREAAPPVSEAFAALLTKMVRYSFTERYQSAAAVLQDLYTLQHEALEMTLPPVTQIPPEGSASMLLAQQGRGRPSWRVVTGVGATAIATVVALIALKNWGPSLAPLDLPQVANTSLQEVSSQISFGDRILTPGPANLRKQEGVDRIAAGNYDQAVQALEAARREAPDDPETLIYLNNARIGNKNAYAIAAVVPLGDTPFSALEMLRGIAQVQDQVNQAGGINGTPLKVAIANDNSQPGLAQQVARALVSRPEILAVIGHGGSDASLAAGPIYQNGRLPMITPISSAVQISELGNYIFRTMPSDRLMARALSSYLTDRLGKNRVALFYNASSAYSKSITDEFKNALFYRTDSKIVAEYDLSSPVFNAYDNVEEAIAQGAEAIFIASHSGVSDRALQVIQLNQRRLPILAGDSIYTPKTLQVGAENAVGMVIAIPADAVLSNTSNAFKAQATQTWGGLKEITWRSAMAHDAAQAILVSLEQDSSRRGIQRSLSNPDFSVAGATGSLRFTESGDRDGGVQLVTVASIEEPGGFQYRYQLLPASQPAPKPTPSPQSPEAPPR; from the coding sequence ATGTTAGGGAAACAGTTGGGTGGACGTTACCGAATCGTCGGTATGCTGGGCGCTGGCGGCTTCGGCCAAACCTACGTGGCAGAAGACACGCTCCGCCCCGGAGATCCTACGTGCGTTGTCAAACAGCTCAAGCCTGCTCGGCAGGATGAGGCGTTTTTGCAGGTGGCTCGTCGCCTGTTCAAGACGGAAGCCGAAACGCTGGAGCGTCTGGGCAATCATCCGCAAATTCCTAGGCTTTTAGCCTATTTTGAGGAAAATCAAGAGTTTTATCTGGTTCAGGAGTTTATCGCTGGGAAGTCGCTGACCGAGGAAATCAGCGACGGCCAGCAGATGAGCGAAGAGCAGGTGGTGCAGCTGTTTCAGGAGCTGCTGGACCTGCTGGTGTACGTCCACTCGGAAGGGGTCATTCACCGAGACATTAAGCCGAGTAATCTAATTCGCCGCACCAGCGATGGCAAGCTGGTCCTGATTGACTTTGGGGCGGTGAAGGAGATTCACGGCCAGATTGCCAGCCTGCCGGAGAATGGCGAGTTGACGGTGGGCATTGGCACCCAGGGCTACATGACCCATGAGCAAATCGCGGGGCGGCCGCAGTTTAGCAGCGATATCTACGCGGTGGGGATGATCGGGGTCAAGGCGCTCACGGGGCGATCGCCCATCAAGCTACCCATCGATGTCCAGACAGGGGAAATTCTCTGGCGGGAAGCCGCGCCGCCGGTCAGTGAAGCTTTTGCTGCGCTTTTGACCAAAATGGTGCGCTATTCCTTCACGGAGCGCTATCAGTCGGCGGCAGCGGTGCTCCAGGATTTGTACACGCTCCAGCACGAGGCGCTGGAGATGACGCTGCCACCGGTCACGCAGATTCCGCCGGAGGGCAGCGCCTCAATGCTTTTGGCGCAGCAAGGGCGGGGTCGTCCTTCGTGGAGAGTGGTGACGGGGGTCGGCGCGACGGCGATCGCCACGGTTGTGGCCCTGATCGCACTAAAAAACTGGGGGCCGTCTTTGGCACCCCTGGACTTGCCCCAAGTGGCCAATACTTCTTTGCAAGAAGTCAGCAGTCAGATTAGCTTTGGCGATCGCATCTTGACTCCAGGGCCGGCAAATCTGCGCAAGCAGGAGGGGGTCGATCGCATTGCTGCCGGTAACTATGATCAGGCGGTCCAGGCCCTAGAGGCGGCGCGCCGCGAAGCCCCAGACGACCCAGAGACCCTGATCTATCTGAACAATGCCCGAATCGGCAACAAGAACGCCTACGCCATCGCGGCGGTGGTGCCCTTGGGCGATACGCCCTTCTCGGCCCTGGAGATGCTGCGGGGTATCGCCCAGGTCCAAGACCAGGTTAACCAGGCGGGCGGCATCAACGGGACGCCGCTGAAGGTGGCGATCGCCAACGACAACAGCCAACCGGGCCTCGCCCAGCAGGTGGCGCGCGCCCTCGTGAGCAGGCCCGAAATCCTGGCCGTGATTGGCCACGGGGGCAGCGATGCCAGCCTGGCCGCCGGACCGATTTACCAAAACGGTCGGCTCCCCATGATCACGCCCATCAGCTCCGCCGTGCAGATCAGCGAGCTGGGCAACTACATTTTTCGGACCATGCCCAGCGATCGCCTGATGGCCCGCGCCCTCAGTAGCTACCTCACCGATCGCCTCGGCAAAAACCGCGTGGCGCTTTTTTACAACGCCTCAAGCGCCTACAGCAAATCCATCACCGACGAGTTCAAGAACGCCCTGTTCTATCGAACCGATAGCAAAATTGTGGCCGAGTACGACCTCTCCAGCCCCGTTTTCAACGCCTACGACAACGTTGAGGAGGCGATCGCCCAAGGCGCAGAGGCTATTTTTATCGCCTCCCACAGCGGCGTCTCCGATCGCGCCCTCCAGGTCATCCAGCTCAATCAGCGCCGTCTGCCCATCCTGGCCGGCGACAGCATCTACACCCCCAAGACCCTCCAGGTGGGAGCCGAGAACGCCGTCGGCATGGTGATCGCCATTCCCGCCGACGCCGTGCTCAGCAACACCAGCAACGCCTTCAAGGCCCAGGCAACCCAGACTTGGGGCGGTCTGAAGGAAATCACCTGGCGATCGGCCATGGCCCACGACGCAGCCCAGGCCATCCTAGTCAGCCTCGAGCAAGACTCCAGCCGTCGCGGCATTCAGCGATCGCTTTCTAATCCCGACTTTAGTGTCGCAGGGGCGACCGGCTCCCTGCGCTTCACAGAGTCGGGCGATCGCGACGGCGGTGTCCAGCTCGTCACCGTCGCCTCCATCGAGGAGCCAGGCGGCTTCCAGTATCGATATCAGCTGCTGCCAGCCAGCCAGCCAGCCCCGAAGCCCACCCCCAGTCCCCAAAGCCCCGAAGCCCCACCCCGCTAG
- a CDS encoding cofactor assembly of complex C subunit B — translation MAKPDQNQVLRRLPLVVGALGGVLLFTNRLLTPLLTDSQARSDALGVILSALLILTGLLWQRVQPRSPDAVDLVGPEGFDLASDLPEPVKTELAWASHILLTNTVTKSLVVWYDGQVLLRRGILGPVAGVKPGPILERVQQKQRPVYLVDLKVYPGRIEFDYLPENTQGVICQPLGDRGVLILGANAPRSYTQQDENWVEAIAAKLDHTLSQSLVPAHPPA, via the coding sequence ATGGCAAAACCAGACCAAAATCAAGTTTTACGACGCTTACCGCTGGTGGTGGGAGCCCTGGGTGGGGTTCTTTTGTTCACCAACCGGCTGCTCACTCCGCTGCTGACCGACTCCCAGGCCCGCTCCGATGCTCTGGGGGTGATCCTGAGCGCGCTGCTGATCTTGACGGGGCTGCTGTGGCAGCGGGTCCAGCCGCGATCGCCCGATGCTGTCGATCTGGTCGGCCCCGAGGGCTTCGATCTGGCCTCCGATTTGCCAGAGCCAGTCAAAACAGAACTCGCTTGGGCCTCCCACATTCTGCTGACCAACACCGTCACCAAGTCCCTGGTGGTGTGGTACGACGGCCAAGTGCTGCTGCGCCGGGGCATTCTGGGGCCGGTCGCAGGCGTGAAGCCAGGCCCGATCCTGGAGCGGGTCCAGCAAAAGCAGCGGCCCGTTTATCTAGTGGACCTCAAGGTCTATCCGGGCCGCATTGAGTTTGACTATTTGCCCGAAAATACCCAGGGCGTGATCTGTCAGCCCTTGGGCGATCGCGGTGTGCTGATCCTGGGAGCCAACGCGCCTCGCAGCTATACCCAGCAGGACGAAAACTGGGTAGAGGCGATCGCCGCCAAGCTCGACCACACCCTCAGTCAGTCCCTTGTCCCCGCTCACCCCCCCGCCTAA